A genomic window from Photobacterium gaetbulicola Gung47 includes:
- a CDS encoding hypothetical protein (COG2827): MTGSESNQPANCDNQKNKMGEWSVYLIRTAADQLYCGVTTDVERRFNEHVSTKRGAKFLKGKGPLQLVWSECVGDKRLAMQLEYRIKRLSKCKKEQLVARGLSVFSLVK; this comes from the coding sequence ATGACGGGGTCTGAAAGCAACCAACCTGCCAATTGCGATAACCAAAAAAATAAAATGGGTGAATGGTCGGTCTATTTAATTAGGACGGCTGCCGATCAGCTGTATTGCGGTGTGACGACCGATGTAGAAAGACGGTTCAACGAGCACGTTTCTACCAAGCGGGGAGCCAAATTTTTGAAGGGCAAAGGCCCACTGCAGTTGGTATGGTCGGAGTGTGTCGGTGATAAACGACTGGCCATGCAACTTGAATATCGTATCAAGCGCCTATCGAAGTGCAAAAAGGAGCAGTTAGTTGCTCGTGGGCTTAGCGTATTTAGCTTGGTTAAGTGA
- a CDS encoding hypothetical protein (COG3132) — protein sequence MDICFSQTEARVLGCLLEKEVTTPDQYPLTLNALTTACNQKSNREPVMSLDEATVQDTLEALKTKRFVQEVTAGFGSRVAKYQHRFCNTEFSTFQFSKQEKAIICVMLLRGPQSPGELRTRTNRLCNFADVKEVEAVLSTLSEHPKGPFVIQLPKEPGKRDFRYMHLFSGEVDIEALQQQSAAVGSPSSPSSERLTALEDEVAELKKEVEELKAMLESLTS from the coding sequence ATGGATATTTGCTTTTCGCAGACAGAAGCGCGCGTGTTAGGTTGCTTGCTTGAAAAAGAGGTAACTACACCTGATCAGTACCCATTAACATTGAATGCACTGACAACGGCTTGTAACCAAAAAAGTAATCGCGAGCCTGTGATGTCGCTTGATGAAGCTACGGTGCAAGACACGCTGGAAGCATTAAAAACAAAGCGATTTGTTCAAGAAGTCACCGCGGGTTTCGGGAGTCGAGTGGCTAAATATCAGCACCGATTCTGCAACACGGAATTCAGTACTTTCCAGTTCAGTAAGCAAGAGAAGGCAATTATCTGTGTGATGTTGCTGCGTGGTCCTCAATCGCCTGGAGAGTTGCGTACCCGCACCAATCGATTGTGCAACTTTGCCGATGTCAAAGAAGTGGAAGCCGTACTGAGTACTCTATCAGAGCACCCGAAAGGGCCGTTTGTTATCCAATTGCCTAAAGAGCCGGGCAAGCGAGATTTCCGCTATATGCATCTGTTCAGTGGCGAAGTTGACATTGAAGCGTTACAACAGCAAAGCGCTGCGGTAGGAAGCCCATCGTCACCGTCTTCTGAGCGGCTGACGGCCTTGGAAGACGAGGTTGCAGAGCTTAAGAAAGAAGTGGAAGAGCTCAAGGCAATGCTTGAATCTTTAACTTCATAA
- a CDS encoding sensory transduction system regulatory protein (COG3706), with protein MEAMRILLVDDVHLERMQLAMRLQRLGHVVEAVASGQDAIEKYPLFDPDLLLLDVSMPDMSGTEVAEQIRIKHPDWVPIIFLSGHDEPEMIAKAIDMGGDDYIVKPVNNIVLAAKLKAMQRIAYMRHQLKDTTKSLELANEKLSQQVNEDGLTKLANRRYLDTKLTEFISWHGRNNFPLTLIMLDVDHFKLFNDHYGHIEGDRCLQMVAAELKKSFSRAGELAARYGGEEFVVVLSNCDKTRAVRECERLKQCIQKLEIPHSKSTTAEIVTVSQGMVSWVPTGLETVDNMYQIVDRVLYKAKEQGRNRFVAAEFT; from the coding sequence ATGGAAGCGATGCGGATACTACTGGTAGATGATGTGCATCTTGAGAGGATGCAGTTAGCCATGAGGCTACAACGCCTCGGGCATGTGGTTGAAGCTGTCGCTTCAGGTCAGGATGCTATTGAAAAATATCCATTGTTTGATCCCGACTTGCTGTTGCTTGATGTCAGCATGCCGGATATGAGTGGAACAGAGGTTGCCGAGCAAATTCGAATCAAACATCCTGATTGGGTGCCGATTATCTTCTTAAGCGGTCACGACGAGCCTGAAATGATCGCCAAAGCAATTGATATGGGCGGGGATGACTATATTGTTAAGCCCGTAAACAACATTGTACTGGCGGCAAAACTCAAAGCCATGCAGCGCATTGCTTATATGCGTCATCAGCTTAAGGACACAACAAAAAGCCTTGAGCTAGCCAATGAAAAACTCTCTCAGCAAGTCAATGAAGATGGTCTCACCAAATTAGCAAACCGTCGTTACCTCGATACAAAACTGACCGAGTTTATTTCATGGCATGGCCGTAATAACTTTCCACTTACTTTGATTATGCTCGATGTCGATCATTTTAAGCTGTTCAATGATCATTATGGCCACATTGAAGGGGATCGTTGTTTGCAGATGGTTGCGGCGGAGCTGAAGAAAAGCTTTAGTCGAGCCGGCGAGCTGGCGGCCAGGTATGGCGGCGAAGAGTTTGTTGTTGTGCTAAGTAATTGCGATAAGACGCGCGCGGTTCGCGAGTGCGAGCGGTTAAAGCAGTGTATACAGAAACTTGAAATCCCTCATTCAAAGTCGACTACGGCTGAAATTGTGACGGTAAGTCAAGGTATGGTGTCGTGGGTACCAACGGGGCTAGAGACAGTTGATAATATGTATCAGATAGTCGACCGTGTACTCTATAAGGCCAAAGAGCAGGGGCGCAATCGCTTCGTCGCTGCAGAATTTACGTAA
- a CDS encoding hypothetical protein (COG0457,COG3710), with the protein MPGQKQFKFTNELIFIPALGIIKSDTTNQKLNLSEQYILLYLIEHVNSAVTKEELLKAGWPDRVVSEASLFQAIRSLRVKLQEKTKGEIIETLPRVGYQITQITVEKYSNLSASKVIKKTAPFLPYIAVAISIFAIVLTGIHFWLSGYKYPDKPHYFTRTTMFQTSIVTLVATSETGIGELQNKLDELHLAYNQIDNAPELDNVKLYAFKGEDSYSLAWCRVDKNNHCLPQTDFSYQIDEDGWSLFKLKVLQELPLSRQDPIVQTELAREPTSQVFLNFIDDSGIDAQVVYYYITQDEDNKLNFSYLNFISEEDTGYHHAMSISSAALTVIENESPFISTIEVKPIMYHWAYQPNEFVNEDTSTAIRIESKVKNQFLGKTIGYSYLLYQQPFIDLVLNDQVGIYWVHNSEKNAKIFNYKRQLLNQ; encoded by the coding sequence ATGCCTGGCCAAAAACAGTTCAAATTTACCAATGAGCTTATTTTCATCCCCGCTCTGGGAATCATAAAGTCAGACACAACCAACCAAAAGCTCAACCTCTCGGAGCAATACATACTGCTCTACCTCATTGAGCATGTTAATAGCGCCGTTACAAAAGAGGAGCTGCTAAAAGCTGGCTGGCCTGACCGCGTCGTCTCTGAAGCCTCTCTGTTTCAAGCTATCCGCAGCTTGCGCGTGAAACTGCAGGAAAAAACCAAAGGCGAGATCATTGAGACACTGCCACGCGTCGGCTACCAGATTACCCAAATTACTGTCGAGAAGTATTCCAATTTATCGGCATCCAAAGTCATTAAAAAAACAGCTCCCTTTTTACCATACATAGCCGTTGCTATTTCCATATTCGCAATTGTGCTGACTGGCATACACTTTTGGCTGTCGGGGTATAAATACCCAGACAAACCCCACTACTTTACTCGCACCACCATGTTCCAAACCAGCATAGTCACGCTGGTTGCAACCAGCGAAACAGGTATTGGCGAACTCCAAAATAAACTTGATGAGCTTCACCTCGCCTATAACCAAATCGACAATGCACCAGAATTAGACAACGTTAAGCTCTATGCCTTTAAAGGAGAAGATTCCTACTCACTGGCTTGGTGTCGCGTCGATAAAAACAACCACTGTCTGCCACAGACTGACTTTTCCTACCAAATCGACGAAGATGGGTGGTCGCTATTCAAGTTAAAAGTGCTCCAGGAGCTACCACTATCACGACAAGACCCAATTGTTCAGACCGAACTTGCCAGAGAGCCGACTTCTCAGGTCTTTCTCAACTTCATTGATGACTCGGGTATCGATGCGCAGGTGGTGTATTACTACATCACACAAGATGAGGACAACAAGCTGAACTTCTCATACCTGAATTTCATTTCCGAAGAAGACACGGGTTACCACCATGCTATGTCGATCAGCTCTGCAGCCTTAACCGTGATAGAAAATGAGTCCCCATTTATCTCTACAATTGAAGTGAAACCTATAATGTATCATTGGGCTTACCAGCCTAATGAGTTTGTCAATGAAGACACATCGACGGCAATACGTATCGAAAGCAAGGTGAAAAATCAATTCCTGGGCAAAACGATTGGCTATAGTTACCTACTTTACCAACAGCCTTTCATTGATCTGGTCCTTAATGATCAAGTGGGCATTTATTGGGTTCACAACAGTGAAAAGAACGCCAAAATTTTCAACTACAAACGCCAGCTTCTTAACCAATAA
- a CDS encoding b-type cytochrome (COG3658), which yields MTLSNQPAVWDSFIRGYHWLQAFIVGGLWYTGSEGLMDWHFSLAYLLLALLSTRLIWGIIGSETAQFHRFVRSPRAVIQYLATSTRGNKQTNPPSAGHNPAGAYMVVAFMLLLIAQLATGLFANDDIISEGPFAYLVSGETSSFLTEIHAVNFNLILGAICVHLAAIMLYFLRKDNLVTPMLTGRKAIGTNSAPKMTNGLFAWGIFLIIGTIVYFTLGKEVVAYLL from the coding sequence ATGACGCTCAGCAACCAGCCCGCGGTGTGGGACAGTTTTATCCGTGGCTATCACTGGTTACAAGCTTTTATTGTCGGAGGCTTGTGGTATACCGGCAGCGAAGGACTAATGGACTGGCATTTTAGCCTGGCCTATCTATTGTTGGCGCTGTTATCTACACGCCTGATATGGGGCATCATCGGCAGTGAAACGGCTCAGTTCCATCGCTTCGTGCGATCTCCCCGAGCTGTGATCCAATATTTGGCAACTAGCACTAGGGGCAATAAGCAGACGAATCCCCCATCAGCAGGCCACAATCCTGCGGGCGCTTATATGGTCGTTGCTTTTATGCTGCTGCTCATCGCCCAGCTGGCAACAGGCTTATTCGCTAACGACGATATTATATCTGAAGGCCCCTTTGCCTATCTTGTCAGCGGTGAAACAAGCAGCTTTCTCACCGAGATCCATGCAGTAAATTTCAATCTCATCCTTGGTGCCATCTGCGTACACCTTGCCGCGATAATGCTCTATTTTTTACGCAAAGATAACCTCGTCACGCCCATGTTGACGGGAAGGAAGGCCATAGGAACAAACAGTGCACCGAAGATGACCAACGGTCTTTTTGCCTGGGGGATCTTCCTCATTATTGGCACGATTGTCTATTTTACCCTCGGCAAGGAAGTCGTGGCTTACCTGCTATGA
- a CDS encoding cytochrome c (COG3909), whose amino-acid sequence MPGCLHVCNPLYHFTYATKYAKPKGECLVRYKWNNNKGEEVMKKILVAGGVMLAASVSATPFEKPEDAIEYRQAAFTMIATNFGDLAEMVKGRKEWDQQTFSQRAQFISQLSYMPEEAFKVDGTDKGQTKAKPEIWSDWDGFSVKLDKFQTDMANLAKVSLDGDERATKRAFGEAAKNCKSCHSDYKYR is encoded by the coding sequence ATGCCGGGTTGTTTACATGTCTGTAACCCGCTGTATCATTTCACATATGCTACCAAGTATGCAAAACCCAAGGGTGAATGCTTGGTTCGCTATAAATGGAATAATAACAAAGGGGAAGAAGTCATGAAAAAAATTCTTGTTGCAGGAGGTGTTATGCTTGCAGCCAGTGTATCTGCAACGCCTTTTGAAAAGCCCGAAGATGCAATTGAATATCGCCAAGCCGCTTTTACCATGATCGCGACTAACTTTGGTGATTTGGCAGAAATGGTTAAGGGACGCAAAGAGTGGGATCAGCAAACATTTAGCCAACGCGCCCAGTTTATTTCGCAGTTGTCCTATATGCCAGAAGAAGCTTTTAAAGTGGATGGAACGGATAAGGGCCAGACCAAAGCCAAGCCAGAAATTTGGTCTGATTGGGACGGTTTCAGTGTTAAGCTGGACAAGTTTCAAACCGATATGGCGAATTTAGCTAAAGTATCGCTAGACGGTGACGAGCGAGCGACGAAGCGTGCATTTGGTGAAGCGGCTAAAAATTGCAAGTCTTGCCATAGTGATTATAAGTATCGCTAA